A segment of the Nitrosospira briensis C-128 genome:
ACGTAATGGAATGAGAAGGGTAAGCGGACAAGAATACCGCACGCTTACGAAGTGGGCTTTTTCCTGATGAAAAAAACGGATCGAACTGGAGGCGACATTGAATAATCGTAAATTCATGGTGCGCAAAGCAGCCGTCCTCGGCGCCGGCGTAATGGGAGCGCAGATCGCAGCGCATCTGGTCAATGCCAACATCGAGACGCTGTTATTCGAGTTGCCCGCCGAGCAGGGGGGCCCCAATGCCAACGTGATCAAGGCGGTGGAGAATTTAAAAAAACAGGACCCCGCGCCACTGTCGATTGTGGCCAAGGCCGCTTCCATTCAACCGGCCAACTACGACCAGAACCTTGAGTTACTCCGGGATTGCGACATCGTGATCGAAGCCATCGCCGAGCGCATGGACTGGAAAAGCGAGCTGTATAAAAAGGTCGCGCCACACCTCGGTGAGAACGCCATTTTTGCCAGCAATACATCGGGCCTCTCCATCAATGAGCTGGCAAAGTCGTTCCCCGAGAACTTGCGTCACCGGTTTTGCGGCATCCATTTTTTTAACCCGCCCCGCTACATGCACCTCGCAGAGTTGATCCCCTGCAAGGAGAGCGATGCCGCGATGCTCGATGATCTGGAAGCATTCCTGGTCACGTGCCTGGGTAAAGGCGTAATTCGTGCAAAGGACACGCCGAATTTTATCGCCAACCGGATAGGCGTGTTTTCGATGCTCGCCACCATGCATCATGCACATGAATTCGGTCTCGGATTCGACGTTGTGGATGCCTTGACCGGCACGCTCATCGGTCGTCCCAAGAGCGCGACTTTCCGCACCGTGGATGTGGTGGGGCTCGATGTCCTTGCACACGTGATCGCTACCATGCGCGATACGCTGCCGGAAGATCCATGGCACAGATACTATGCCGTGCCCGATTGGCTGCAAGCCCTGGTAGATAAAGGGGCGCTCGGGCAGAAAGCCAGGCGCGGCATATATCGGAAGATGGGCAAGGAAATCCATGTCCTGGACCTTGCGAAGGGCGAATATATTCTCTCGGCGGGTACGGCCGAGGACGACATAAAGGAACTGCTCAAACGTAAAAATCTCGCGGGCCAGCTTGGCGCGTTGCGCGCGAATCCACATCCGCAAGCACAATTCCTGTGGTCCATATTCCGCGATCTGTTTCATTATTGCGCTATTCATCTCGGCGCTATCGCCGACAATGCACGCGACCTTGATTTATCGATGCGCTGGGGTTTCGGCTGGAATCAGGGGCCGCTCGAGATCTGGCAGGCGGCGGGATGGAGCGAAATTGCCGGGTGGATAAACGAGGATATCGCGGCTGGCAAAAGCATGAGCGCAGTATCGCTGCCGGAATGGGTGCAGGAACTGGGGCAAAGCGCCAGCCAAGCCGTCGATATCAGCATACAGGGCGTGCATAGAAAACAGGGATCCTATGCGCCGTCCAGCAATACCTTCCGGCCACGTCCGGCATTGCCCGTGTATCGGCGACAGTTGTTTCCAGATAGGCTACTGAGCGAGCGGGCGCAATATGGCACAACAATATTCGAGACCGATGCGGTACGGATGTGGCATACGGGCGAGCCCGGCGGCAATGGCTCGGCGGATGACCACATAGCCATTCTCAGCTTCAAGAGCAAAATGCACACCATCGGGAGCGATGTGCTGGATGGGGTGCAACAGGCCATTGATGAAGCCGAACGGAACTGGCGTGCCTTGGTAATCTGGCAGACCGAACCGCCATTTTCTGCCGGCGCCAATCTTCAAAAAGCCACTGAGCGCCTGAAAAGTGACGAGCCGCCTTCCGCCTTCAGCGTCCTGGCAAAAAAAATCAGGAAAACGGCGCAGTCTGCAGTGCTCAAGGCGGCGCGCGGCCTTAATCTCGCCGATGCACTGATGGCAGGTAAGTTGGCCGAAATCGAAGCGATGGTTGCACAATTCCAGCAGACCTCGCAGGACCTCCGATACTCGATGATTCCCACTGTCGCGGCCGTGGATGGCCTCGCACTGGGGGGCGGCTGCGAATTCGTGATGCATTGCGATCGTGCGGTAGCGACAATGGAAAGTTACATCGGCCTGGTAGAGGCTGGCGTGGGATTATTGCCCGCGGGTGGCGGATGCAAGGAGCTTGCTTTGAGAGCATCGCGGGATGCGAAAGACGGCGATCCTTTCCCTTTGCTGAAAAATTATTTTCAGAGCGTCGCAACCGCACAACTATCAAAAAGTGCCGAGCAGGCAAAAGAACTGGGCTATCTGCGCACTGCCGACCCGGTAGTGATGAACCGGTATGAATTACTTTACGTTGCCAAGGCGCAAGCGGTCGCCCTGGCTGAAGCAGGGTATCGCCCGCCGCTGAAAGCCCGTAATATTTCGGTGGCCGGTTCTACCGGCATTGCCAATATCAAAGGTATGCTCGTAAACATGCGCGAAGGCAATTTCATCTCGGACCATGATTACCTGATCGGCACCAAGATCGCCCACGTCATGTGTGGAGGTGAACTGACTCCCGGCAGCGTGGTCGATGAAGACTGGTTCCTGGAGCTTGAGCGTGCCGCATTCATAGAGCTGCTGGCAACCGAGAAGACGCAGGCGCGCGTGGAGCATACGCTGAAGACCGGGAAGCCTCTCAGGAATTAAGCGAAGGAGAACTGTCATGACCAAACAGATACAAGACGCTTACATCGTTGCTGCCGTCCGTACGCCGGTCGGCAAGGCACCGCGCGGAATGTTCAAAACCGTTCGCCCTGATGACATGTTGGCCCACGTGTTGAAAGCTGCCCTGGCACAGTGCGAGGGACTCGATCCGGCAGCCATCGACGACGTAATCGCTGGTTGCGCCATGCCTGAGGCGGAGCAGGGAATGAATGTCGCGCGTATTGCGCTCTTGCTGGCAGGGCTGCCTGATAGCGTGCCGGGAATGACGGTCAATCGTTTTTGCGCCTCCGGGTTGCAAGCGGTAGCGCTCGCTGCCGACCGCATTCGCCTGGGCAATGCGGACGTAATCGTCGCGGCGGGTACGGAGAGCATGAGCATGGTCCCGATGACGGGCAACAAGATGTCGCTGGATCCGGCTATATTCCTGCGCGACGAGAATGTCGCCATCGCCTACGGCATGGGCATAACGGGAGAAAAAGTCGCACAGCGATGGCAAGTCAGCCGTGAGGCCCAGGATGAATTTGCGGTAACAAGCCACGCAAGGGCACTCAAGGCCATCGAGACAGGGGAATTCGAACAGGAAATCGCGCCCTATACTGTGGTCGAAAAACGCCCCGATCTCGTCTCTCACGAGGTCCGGGACGTTTCCAGCACAAGGAATACCGATGAAGGGCCGCGGCCCGGCACCAACGCGGCGACGCTTGCCACATTGAAACCGGTATTCGCGGCAAATGGCTCCGTAACGGCGGGCAACAGTTCGCAGATGTCCGACGGTGCGGGCGCCGTGATCGTAGCAAGCGAGGCTGCGTTGAAACGCTTCGATCTTACCCCTATTGGCCGCTTTCTCGGCTATTCTGTCGCGGGTGTGCCACCGGAAATCATGGGCATAGGCCCGATCAAGGCGATACCGAAGGTGCTGAAGCAGGTTGGCTTGAAACTGGATGATCTCGACTGGATCGAATTGAACGAAGCTTTCGCAGCCCAGAGCCTCGCGGTCATCCATGACCTGGGGCTGGACCGCGCCAAAGTCAATCCACTGGGCGGCGCGATCGCGCTAGGTCATCCGTTGGGCGCGACCGGTGCCATCCGTGTCGCCACGTTGCTGCACGGCTTGCGCCGGCATCATCGAAAATACGGTATGGTAACCATGTGCGTGGGGACAGGCATGGGCGCGGCGGGGGTGTTTGAAGCGCTATGACGAGAACCGGCGAATAAGTTTTCATGAAAATCTGGAGATCAACAGGATTACTATCCTGTTGATCATGTGGCACGGCAAACTCGCAGACCTACTCGGATACCCGCTCTATTTTCCGAAATAGACGTAGGCCTTTTGCGGTACGCTTGACTCCTTGAAGCGCTTGCGCTCTTCCAGGTCCAGCTTTTTATCCCACCAGATGGCGCGCGCCTCTTTCTGATCCTCCGCCAGTTTCGGATTTTTTTCGAACAGCTCGCGCATGAATTTGGTGTGGTCGGATTCGTACAGTTTCATGGTCTGGTTTCTCCTCTCTTCACTTTTCTGTGGCAACCTGAAACTTTACCATAACCGGAAGGTGCTCGCATCGACTGAGCTTGGGTCTGTGACCTGGATCGTAGCGTAATCTATAATCCGGTCGTGTTTTGATGGGTTATCGCTGAATATCTTCACCGCTCCAATGCCAATGTAGGTCGGGCTCCGCCCGACGATCAAAAACGATGTCGGGCGAAGCCCGACCTACAATTTATCAATGTATGTCTGGAGCGTAGCGCAACCATCAAGCCTCAGCAGCATGAGTGTGACTCAGAAAGGCTTGCGCTGCTGTAATTTATTGACGAACTTGGTGAAAGGCAAGGCAAGTTCCTCTTCGCGTTGCTTTGCACACTCCCGCAAATTTTCCCACGCGGATCTGTCGGGGCTGTGCTTGAAAGCGAAGACGATCAGATTACCGAACGGCTCAGCCAGTAGCGTAGCCACTCGACCAGCGAAACTATCCTCGATGCGATGGATGTAGTCATGGACTGCCCTGTCTCTGCTGAGCAAATTGACCACCAGCACGCCGTTTTTTTTCAATGCTTCACGGGCGCGATCATAAAAATCCTGGCTGCAAAGCGAGGGTACCTGGCGCCCATCGTCAAAACCGTCAACCATCAGTATGTCGGCACTGCGAGGGTGGCTGGCAACAAATTCGCCGCCTTCCGCAATCACGACTTGCAGGCGATCATCATCCGCCGGTACAAAAAAATGATCTCGCGCTATCGCAACGATTTGCGGATTGATTTCAATCACGGTCGTTTGAACCTGCGGCAAACGGTGGTATACGAATTTCGCCAGCGAACCCCCTCCCAGACCGATCATCAGCATATTTTCCGGCCGTGGATGAAACAGGGTAAAACCCATCATGCATTGGGTATAGATCAGCTCCAGATGGTTGGGTG
Coding sequences within it:
- a CDS encoding 3-hydroxyacyl-CoA dehydrogenase/enoyl-CoA hydratase family protein, with product MNNRKFMVRKAAVLGAGVMGAQIAAHLVNANIETLLFELPAEQGGPNANVIKAVENLKKQDPAPLSIVAKAASIQPANYDQNLELLRDCDIVIEAIAERMDWKSELYKKVAPHLGENAIFASNTSGLSINELAKSFPENLRHRFCGIHFFNPPRYMHLAELIPCKESDAAMLDDLEAFLVTCLGKGVIRAKDTPNFIANRIGVFSMLATMHHAHEFGLGFDVVDALTGTLIGRPKSATFRTVDVVGLDVLAHVIATMRDTLPEDPWHRYYAVPDWLQALVDKGALGQKARRGIYRKMGKEIHVLDLAKGEYILSAGTAEDDIKELLKRKNLAGQLGALRANPHPQAQFLWSIFRDLFHYCAIHLGAIADNARDLDLSMRWGFGWNQGPLEIWQAAGWSEIAGWINEDIAAGKSMSAVSLPEWVQELGQSASQAVDISIQGVHRKQGSYAPSSNTFRPRPALPVYRRQLFPDRLLSERAQYGTTIFETDAVRMWHTGEPGGNGSADDHIAILSFKSKMHTIGSDVLDGVQQAIDEAERNWRALVIWQTEPPFSAGANLQKATERLKSDEPPSAFSVLAKKIRKTAQSAVLKAARGLNLADALMAGKLAEIEAMVAQFQQTSQDLRYSMIPTVAAVDGLALGGGCEFVMHCDRAVATMESYIGLVEAGVGLLPAGGGCKELALRASRDAKDGDPFPLLKNYFQSVATAQLSKSAEQAKELGYLRTADPVVMNRYELLYVAKAQAVALAEAGYRPPLKARNISVAGSTGIANIKGMLVNMREGNFISDHDYLIGTKIAHVMCGGELTPGSVVDEDWFLELERAAFIELLATEKTQARVEHTLKTGKPLRN
- a CDS encoding acetyl-CoA C-acyltransferase translates to MTKQIQDAYIVAAVRTPVGKAPRGMFKTVRPDDMLAHVLKAALAQCEGLDPAAIDDVIAGCAMPEAEQGMNVARIALLLAGLPDSVPGMTVNRFCASGLQAVALAADRIRLGNADVIVAAGTESMSMVPMTGNKMSLDPAIFLRDENVAIAYGMGITGEKVAQRWQVSREAQDEFAVTSHARALKAIETGEFEQEIAPYTVVEKRPDLVSHEVRDVSSTRNTDEGPRPGTNAATLATLKPVFAANGSVTAGNSSQMSDGAGAVIVASEAALKRFDLTPIGRFLGYSVAGVPPEIMGIGPIKAIPKVLKQVGLKLDDLDWIELNEAFAAQSLAVIHDLGLDRAKVNPLGGAIALGHPLGATGAIRVATLLHGLRRHHRKYGMVTMCVGTGMGAAGVFEAL
- a CDS encoding DUF3460 family protein — its product is MKLYESDHTKFMRELFEKNPKLAEDQKEARAIWWDKKLDLEERKRFKESSVPQKAYVYFGK
- a CDS encoding polyamine aminopropyltransferase — translated: MRAFSRRRFHGIGRGAGDNTDADSGVHMSEEYGVRSLHIGSSMVQSAMRLATPNHLELIYTQCMMGFTLFHPRPENMLMIGLGGGSLAKFVYHRLPQVQTTVIEINPQIVAIARDHFFVPADDDRLQVVIAEGGEFVASHPRSADILMVDGFDDGRQVPSLCSQDFYDRAREALKKNGVLVVNLLSRDRAVHDYIHRIEDSFAGRVATLLAEPFGNLIVFAFKHSPDRSAWENLRECAKQREEELALPFTKFVNKLQQRKPF